From Pagrus major chromosome 18, Pma_NU_1.0, a single genomic window includes:
- the LOC141013675 gene encoding uncharacterized protein yields MLAKILEDMWVDPEVLEALSEEQKRILFLKMREEQVRRWREREEREEREGRDDTRPKKVYSKHVSWLLGRDGDVSVSVIGEVDEFRSSKLLQSLMNTRVRSDNMNGIQTSDLVPGREAQQLGFKEDIQLSLTDVSDEPASLSGQSSEEDIDSCSVDDDLKDPAEDSDCESGGSLDNHSDWAPLYRSHLSNRGNQLPLKAQQQSDTERVGLEDREIVCCEEKKSEYGGRVAQIRKTFTDDHHSTSRAYSKPPLPAKPAHLQRGSTPLIH; encoded by the exons ATGCTGGCTAAAATCCTTGAGGACATGTGGGTGGACCCCGAGGTGCTGGAGGCCCTCAGCGAGGAGCAGAAGAGGATCCTCTTCTTGAAGATGAGAGAGGAGCAGGTACGCCGCTGGAGAGAgcgggaggagagggaggagagggaaggaagagACGACACCAGGCCAAAGAAAG ttTACAGTAAACATGTGAGCTGGCTGCTCGGACGGGACGGAGACGTGAGTGTCAGCGTGATCGGGGAGGTGGACGAGTTCAGGTCCTCCAAACTCCTCCAGAGCCTCATGAACACCAg AGTGCGCAGTGATAATATGAATGGCATCCAGACATCCGACTTGGTGCCAGGAAGAGAGGCCCAGCAGCTCGGCTTTAAAGAAGACATCCAGCTGTCCCTCACAGATGTTAGC GATGAGCCGGCTTCACTCAGTGGCCAGTCATCTGAGGAGGACATAGACTCCTGCAGTGTTGATGACGACCTGAAGGACCCTGCCGAGGACAGCGACTGTGAATCAGGCGGTAGCTTGGACAACCACAGCGACTGGGCTCCTCTCTACAGGTCCCATCTTAGTAACCGCGGCAACCAGCTGCCACTCAAAGCCCAGCAGCagtcagacacagagagggTTGGCCTAGAGGACAGAG AGATTGTGTGTTGTGAAGAGAAGAAGTCCGAGTATGGAGGCCGGGTGGCGCAGATCAGGAAGACGTTCACAGATGatcatcacagcacatcacgtgCCTACAGCAAACCTCCTTTACCTGCCAAACCTGCACACCTACAGAGAGGAAGCACACCTTTGATCCACTAG